A single window of Dendropsophus ebraccatus isolate aDenEbr1 chromosome 5, aDenEbr1.pat, whole genome shotgun sequence DNA harbors:
- the DDIT3 gene encoding DNA damage-inducible transcript 3 protein, translating to MMAEPMPYCGTAGPLSGLELEAWYEDLQDILSSETKNTAALQLVSNEQVETLDSSPYLWSLESIDSTLPVNFTDEEVVALETVVDQLPSEVLEFLAQGSHDDFENPSTSESLNNQQEGAVEVDSGCSSCPSQTHTEDEDSSSSQCGTKRKRNAQPRGGKVRMKEKEQENEKKVAHLVAENERLKGEIERLTLEVERTRKLLIERMVNLKK from the exons ATGATGGCCGAACCTATGCCGTACTGCGGCACAGCTGGCCCCTTGTCGGGGTTGGAGCTGGAGGCCTGGTACGAGGACTTACAAGACATCTTGTCCTCGGAGACAAAAAATACTGCAGCTCTCCAGTTGGTATCCAATGAGcag GTGGAAACTCTGGATAGTTCTCCTTACCTCTGGAGTCTTGAGTCAATAGATTCCACTTTACCTGTGAACTTTACTGATGAAGAAGTGGTTGCTCTGGAAACAGTGGTTGATCAGTTGCCCTCTGAGGTCTTGGAGTTTCTAGCCCAGGGATCACACGATGACTTTGAGAATCCATCTACTTCAGAGTCCTTAAACAACCAACAGGAAGGAGCGGTAGAGGTGGACTCTGGCTGCAGTAGCTGTCCATCCCAAACCCATACAGAGGATGAGGACTCCAGCAGCAGCCAATGTGGAACAAAGAGAAAGAGGAATGCCCAACCTAGAGGAGGAAAGGTCCGAATGAAGGAGAAAGAACAGGAGAATGAAAAGAAAGTTGCTCACTTAGTGGCTGAGAATGAGCGTTTAAAGGGGGAGATTGAACGTCTTACTTTGGAGGTGGAGAGGACAAGGAAGTTGCTCATAGAAAGAATGGTTAACCTTAAAAAGTGA